The proteins below come from a single Podarcis muralis chromosome 8, rPodMur119.hap1.1, whole genome shotgun sequence genomic window:
- the LOC114601281 gene encoding mas-related G-protein coupled receptor member H-like, whose translation MFGLWGNGTVIWLLGVRIKRSTFSTYIVNLSAADFGLLIVESILLIYWSITNLYRDLISVLFNDLFLFTYSVGQFLLTAISIDRCVSVLFPLWYRCHRPTHLSSTVSALLWVLSFLLPAIHFTLFLTHEFTYYFLKHLQFFINGIICLPLLTMSTLTLFIKVYFKSQPYQRGKRLVAILLTLFFFLIFSFPLNVFSCMKVLNQHLPSHIMRYGYFCACLNSSVNPLIYFLVGRRRGDNTRRSMESILKKIFVEEGESREELET comes from the coding sequence TGTGGGGCAACGGGACTGTCATCTGGCTGCTTGGCGTCCGCATTAAGAGGAGCACTTTCTCGACATACATTGTGAACCTGTCCGCTGCTGACTTTGGGTTGCTCATTGTTGAAAGTATTCTACTAATATACTGGAGCATAACTAATTTGTATCGTGATCTTATAAGTGTATTGTTCAATGACCTCTTCCTATTCACGTACAGTGTTGGCCAATTTCTGCTGACAGCCATCAGCATTGACAGGTGTGTGTCTGTCCTCTTCCCACTTTGGTATCGATGTCACCGGCCAACACACTTATCCAGCACTGTCTCTGCCCTGTTGTGGGTCctgtcctttcttctccctgcaaTTCACTTCACTCTTTTCTTGACACATGAATTTACATATTATTTCCTAAAACACTTGCAGTTCTTCATAAATGGCATCATTTGTCTCCCACTCTTAACTATGTCCACTCTGACTCTGTTCATCAAAGTCTATTTTAAATCACAACCATACCAGCGAGGAAAACGTTTGGTAGCCATCTTGCTGACTCTATTcttctttctcattttttctttCCCACTGAATGTTTTTTCCTGTATGAAAGTGCTTAATCAGCACTTGCCCTCCCATATTATGCGTTATGGTTACTTCTGTGCCTGCCTAAACAGCAGTGTTAATCCATTGATCTATTTCCTGGTTGGGAGACGGAGGGGGGACAATACTAGGAGAAGCATGGAGAGTATACTAAAGAAAATCTttgtggaggagggagagagtagAGAGGAACTGGAAACCTAG